The following proteins are encoded in a genomic region of Montipora foliosa isolate CH-2021 chromosome 8, ASM3666993v2, whole genome shotgun sequence:
- the LOC138013133 gene encoding uncharacterized protein: MESGLFFRIDAFYHSANRRRPSYQLGLDVPRRSSLSRALMYSPMRRLSSLSSDYLIDNNPCAAMGAWFLGPNGENGDIFQDLLTSAVESHVKFRQSYFPCDPPYVTNELRSQGSFKNALKNLRTELDNLQRDLGNSVPFFSSRYKGHVNWDTNMPANLGYISAMLFNQNNCCAESSTVTTKFEVEVGKDLCEMMGYEEDKCLGHLASGGSLANIEAIWAARNVKFFPLGLKEALLKEDRLANARGYKVLIPQRGKEVEITSASQWELLNLDVDTVLKMPFEVEAVTKLEPQEFMEIMGSYLYESIGAQEFARRHELKNTACVLVPRTSHVSFAKAVAILGLGRESLIAVAKDKDARMDPKDLKRILTEKMQREIPVVTVAVVMGTTEESAVDPLTDVLELRDEFRKKGLNFSIHADGAWGGYFCSMLRDPPKSSVSQAAELEGFVPEMYLSTYVQEQLSALHHCDTITIDPHKSGFCPYPAGAICYRDKTMNSFLRINAGVAYYHGKFTLGDVGLEGSKPGAAAAGVMLANRVIGLHKDGYGRILAQCMFTSKIVYCLWLTLAKEDDNFVVQTTKPLPKLKNWSEQEQIRFIQERILGKSNEQLVQDEEAMKYLKEIGPDTLMPCFSVNLKDNKSVELCNAINTALFQSLRHTSDEHSAHRIPMIVTASSMIPYKHSDAVADFKERLGLEPNGDTPVKFIITTCMDPWATSIEFLDNMAVIMRNTILCAIGTVIDPIAFHTFVSTGVVNHNAEVIACYLGDFNNAPKQYDTVVKLRFESEDDANQYLSKQKELLQCSKQPPPIVLRSKKKRLHDVFFEESDYAGERETFHCFVGLPASDDDNHHPFLKANMRIIDVPRYEHLDEDEYPEYSSYFMYGDQTNTFLFHIPTKNPDFFQIVQLDGIPEGVGNEVADDLLLMYGIEIEITDIPGKPAIVKGEVQDPLLGDAFDISFVGIDGQEEISEVKIARKIWFAATDNVYGSVRENER; this comes from the exons ATGGAATCTGGGCTGTTTTTCAGGATAGATG CTTTCTACCATTCAGCAAATCGGAGAAGACCTAGTTACCAACTTGGCCTTGATGTACCACGGCGCTCAAGCCTGTCACGGGCTCTCATGTATTCACCGATGCGTCGGCTGTCTTCCCTCAGCTCAGACTATCTCATAGATAATAATCCCTGTGCAGCAATGGGAGCCTGGTTTCTGGGCCCTAATGGAGAAAACGGGGATATATTTCAGGACCTTTTGACAAGCGCTGTGGAGTCGCATGTTAAATTTCGTCAaag TTACTTTCCCTGTGATCCTCCTTATGTAACGAACGAACTTCGCTCGCAAGGATCCTTTAAGAACGCCTTGAAGAATCTAAGGACAGAACTGGACAACTTGCAAAGGGATCTAGGAAACTCAGTACCATTTTTCAGCTCCAGATACAAG GGTCACGTTAATTGGGATACGAACATGCCAGCAAATCTTGGTTACATCTCTGCAATGCTCTTTAATCAAAACAACTGTTGCGCAGAATCCTCCACCGTTaccaccaagtttgaggtggAAGTAGGAAAGGATTTGTGTGAAATGATGGGATACGAAGAAGATAAATGCCTAGGGCACTTGGCGAGTGGTGGGTCCCTTGCCAACATTGAAGCAATTTGGGCAGCAAGAAATGTCAAGTTTTTTCCATTAGGATTGAAAGAAGCTTTGTTGAAGGAGGACAGACTCGCTAATGCTAGAGGCTACAAG GTCCTGATTCCTCAAAGAGGAAAAGAAGTGGAAATAACAAGCGCATCTCAGTGGGAGTTGCTCAATCTCGATGTGGACACTGTCTTAAAGATGCCTTTTGAAGTGGAAGCTGTGACTAAACTTGAACCTCAGGAATTTATGGAGATCATGGGAAGTTACCTTTATGAGTCAATAGGAGCGCAAGAATTTGCCCGACGTCATGAGCTGAAAAACACTGCCTGCGTTTTGGTTCCAAGGACCTCGCACGTGTCTTTTGCTAAGGCAGTGGCAATCCTTGGACTGGGACGAGAGAGCCTAATCGCTGTGGCTAAGGATAAAGATGCTCGGATGGACCCAAAAG ATTTGAAGCGCATCCTTACGGAGAAAATGCAGCGGGAGATCCCAGTTGTAACAGTGGCAGTTGTCATGGGAACTACTGAAGAAAGCGCGGTGGATCCTCTCACTGATGTTCTGGAATTGAGAGATGAATTTAGAAAGAAA ggtctCAACTTTAGCATCCATGCTGACGGGGCCTGGGGAGGATACTTTTGCAGCATGCTGCGTGACCCACCGAAAAGCTCTGTTTCACAAGCCGCAGAGCTGGAAGGCTTCGTGCCCGAGATGTATTTGAGTACCTACGTCCAGGAGCAGTTGTCAGCGCTCCATCACTGCGATACCATTACCATTGATCCTCACAAATCAGGCTTCTGTCCCTACCCAGCAGGGGCAATCTGTTATCGAGATAAAACTATGAACTCATTTCTTCGAATCAACGCTGGTGTTGCTTATTACCATGGAAAATTTACTCTTGGAGACGTCGGTCTCGAGGGATCGAAACCCGGAGCGGCAGCCGCAGGAGTTATGCTGGCAAACAGG GTTATTGGTCTTCATAAAGATGGATACGGCCGTATTCTTGCTCAATGCATGTTTACTTCCAAGATAGTTTACTGCCTGTGGCTTACGTTAGCCAAGGAAGACGACAACTTTGTCGTCCAGACAACGAAACCTCTTCCTAAATTAAAAAACTGGTCTGAACAGGAACAGATTAGATTCATTCAAGAAAGGATTCTGGGGAAATCTAACGAGCAACTTGTTCAG GACGAAGAGGCTATGAAATACCTCAAAGAGATTGGACCAGACACTCTGATGCCATGTTTCTCTGTAAACCTAAAAGATAACAAAAGTGTTGAATTATGCAATGCAATAAACACGGCACTTTTTCAAAGCCTTCGCCACACTTCAGATGAACACTCAGCTCATCGCATTCCGATGATTGTCACAGCTTCAAGTATGATACCTTACAAGCACAGTGATGCAGTGGCGGATTTTAAGGAGAGACTTGGG CTGGAACCTAATGGTGACACACCTGTTAAATTTATCATAACAACCTGCATGGATCCCTGGGCAACATCCATAGAGTTTCTGGACAACATGGCTGTCATCATGAGAAACACCATTCTTTGTGCCATTGGAACG GTCATTGATCCCATCGCTTTCCACACTTTTGTAAGCACGGGTGTGGTCAACCATAACGCTGAAGTGATCGCGTGTTACCTAGGGGACTTTAACAACGCTCCCAAGCAGTACGACACTGTCGTAAAACTAAGATTCGAGTCTGAAGATGACGCCAATCAGTACCTCTCCAAGCAAAAGGAGCTACTGCAGTGCAGCAAACAACCCCCACCAATCGTGCTTAGAAGCAAGAAGAAGAGGTTACATGATGTCTTCTTTGAGGAAAGCGACTATGCCGGCGAAAGAGAAACATTCCATTGTTTTGTTGGTCTTCCTGCTAGTGATGATGACAATCATCATCCATTCTTGAAAGCGAACATGAGAATCATCGATGTCCCACGTTACGAGCACTTGGATGAAGATGAATACCCGGAGTACAGTTCCTATTTTATGTACGGAGACCAAACGAATACCTTTCTCTTTCACATACCAACCAAAAACCCTGATTTCTTTCAG ATTGTTCAACTTGATGGAATTCCAGAAGGTGTTGGAAACGAGGTGGCTGATGATTTGTTGCTAATGTACGGAATAGAAATCGAGATTACAGACATTCCTGGCAAACCAGCTATTGTCAAGGGAGAAGTTCAAGATCCACTGCTGGGGG